A genomic window from Haliaeetus albicilla chromosome 10, bHalAlb1.1, whole genome shotgun sequence includes:
- the LOC138687187 gene encoding uncharacterized abhydrolase domain-containing protein DDB_G0269086-like — MQFQDSKADENQRFPRRGSAPPRRPAGERGRAAAGAGSPRGLREVPGPRWERRAVRPCCLGGPCRNERAEHVRLGSGSSEYAQEEVRAAVPEQEEVRAAVPQQEEVRAAVPEQEEVRAAVPQQEEVRAAVPQQEEVRAAVPEQEEVRAAVPQQEEVRAAVPEQEEVRAAVPQQEEVRAAVPEQEEVRAAVPQQEEVRAAVPEQEEVRAAVPQQEEVRAAVPQQEEVRAAVPEQEEVRAAVPQQEEVRAAVPEQEEVRAAVPQQEEVRAAVPEQEEVRAAVPQQEEVRAAVPEQEEVRAAVPQQEEVRAAVPEQEEVRAAVPQQEEVRAAVPEQEEVRAAVPQQEEVRAAVPEQEEVRAAVPQQEEVRAAVPEQEEVRAAVPQQEEVRAAVPQQEEVRAAVPQQEEVRAAVPQQEEVRAAVPQQEGAGSPSES; from the exons ATGCAGTTCCAGGACAGCAAG GCTGACGAGAATCAACGCTTCCCACGCCGTGGCTCtgcgccgccccgccggccggccggggagcggggccgggcggcagccggggccggcagcccccggggcctCCGAGAGGTCCCGGGCCCGCGCTGGGAGCGGCGGGCCGTCCGGCCCTGCTGCCTCGGGGGGCCGTGCCGAAACGAGCGGGCGGAGCACGTCCGCCTGGGCTCCGGGAG CAGCGAGTATGcgcaggaggaggtgagggctGCAGTCCCcgagcaggaggaggtgagggctgcagtcccccagcaggaggaggtgagggctGCAGTCCCcgagcaggaggaggtgagggctgcagtcccccagcaggaggaggtgagggctgcagtcccccagcaggaggaggtgagggctGCAGTCCCcgagcaggaggaggtgagggctgcagtcccccagcaggaggaggtgagggctGCAGTCCCcgagcaggaggaggtgagggctgcagtcccccagcaggaggaggtgagggctGCAGTCCCcgagcaggaggaggtgagggctgcagtcccccagcaggaggaggtgagggctGCAGTCCCcgagcaggaggaggtgagggctgcagtcccccagcaggaggaggtgagggctgcagtcccccagcaggaggaggtgagggctGCAGTCCCcgagcaggaggaggtgagggctgcagtcccccagcaggaggaggtgagggctGCAGTCCCcgagcaggaggaggtgagggctgcagtcccccagcaggaggaggtgagggctGCAGTCCCcgagcaggaggaggtgagggctgcagtcccccagcaggaggaggtgagggctGCAGTCCCcgagcaggaggaggtgagggctgcagtcccccagcaggaggaggtgagggctGCAGTCCCcgagcaggaggaggtgagggctgcagtcccccagcaggaggaggtgagggctGCAGTCCCcgagcaggaggaggtgagggctgcagtcccccagcaggaggaggtgagggctGCAGTCCCcgagcaggaggaggtgagggctgcagtcccccagcaggaggaggtgagggctGCAGTCCCcgagcaggaggaggtgagggctgcagtcccccagcaggaggaggtgagggctgcagtcccccagcaggaggaggtgagggctgcagtcccccagcaggaggaggtgagggctgcagtcccccagcaggaggaggtgagggctGCAGTCCCCCAGCAGGAGGGAGCCGGCAGCCCCTCGGAGAGCTAA